The sequence CCAAAAATATTAGCCTGACTAACGCCCGGAATGGTCTGTAGCCGCTCCTGAAGCACATTCTCGGCATAGTCCGATAGTTGTGTCGGACTACGTGTTGTACTCTGAACGTTCAAAAAGATAATCGGTTCGGAGTTGGCATCCGCTTTCGTTACGACCGGGGGAGCATCAATATCCTGGGGTAATTGCCGTTGTGCCTGAGATACTTTGTCGCGTACGTCGTTGGCAGCCTGTTCCAGATTGGCATCCAGGTTGAATTCAACGGTAATATTACTGGACCCTAAGGCACTGTTGGATGAGATCGTCCGGATACCTTCGATACTGTTCAAGGACTTTTCGATAGGTTCGGTAATCTGCGACTCAATAATTTCGGGGTTAGCGCCTGTATAGCTTGTTCGCACCGAAATGACCGGGGGGTCAATTGCCGGGTATTCGCGTACACCAAGAAAGGTGAAGCCAATAATCCCGAACAACACAATGACGATGGACATCACCATCGCAAAGACCGGTCGGCTCAGACTTAATTCGGGGAGACTCATTGTTGTTGAGTTGTGTTATAGCGTTTTTACTGATATAGAGTTTTCCGGGAGAGTAGAGAGATTAATGCTCCATGCCAGTAAAGCTCTATAAATCTGCATCTGATTTCAGTTGGCGGCAACTTTGGGGCCATTACCCAACAGCGATACCACTCGACCAATTTTAACGGGAGCATCCTGTTTCAGGAACAACAAACCTGTCGTGGCAACCGTATCACCTAGCTGCACTCCCGACAGAATCTGGATCGTTCCAGCGGTACGAATACCAGTTGTAACGTCTTTAAACTGGGCTTTCCCATTTTTAATGACAATTACCTGGTTCGTCCGCGTCTGCGGAATGACGGCCTGCGTTGGAACCACTAAGCTCCGTTCGTTCTGAATCGTCAGTGTTACACGGGCAAACGTACCAGGCCGGAAACGGGCTGATGTATTGTTGACCTTTGCCCGAATGCGAAGGTTACGGGTCTGTTCTTCAACGCCGGGTTCAATAGCATACACAACCCCCTGGCTTGGTTGACTACTTCCATCTACTGAAAACGAAATAGTGCTGCCCGCATGTACTGACTGCCCGTATTTTTCAGGAATCGAGAAATCAAGCTTAAGGGATGAGATTTGTTGAAGCCTGGCAATCAGTGTGTTTGGTGAAACGACCGCACCAGAACTAACATTACGCAAGCCAATAACACCCGAAAAGGGGGCTCTGATTTCGGTGCGTTGCAGATTGGCTTTTACCAGCTCAATATCAGCCAGAGACGACCGCAGGTTTGTTGTCACAATGTCGTATTCCTGTTGGCTAATACCGCCCCGTTCGAGCAACTGCTTGTTTCGGTCTTCCGTACGCTTGGCATTATCGGCCTGAGCCTGAAGTTTCAGCAA comes from Spirosoma aureum and encodes:
- a CDS encoding efflux RND transporter periplasmic adaptor subunit, which translates into the protein MKRWIAIGLVVLVLGGIIVYNKVLHPAPGANSGGPGGGGDAKGGAGKGGSGGKGGGGGGGMASVNGFVVIMKNLKEDVVSSGSLLAAEQVDIYPEISARITQLNIQEGQPVKKGDLLVKLFDADLRAQLLKLQAQADNAKRTEDRNKQLLERGGISQQEYDIVTTNLRSSLADIELVKANLQRTEIRAPFSGVIGLRNVSSGAVVSPNTLIARLQQISSLKLDFSIPEKYGQSVHAGSTISFSVDGSSQPSQGVVYAIEPGVEEQTRNLRIRAKVNNTSARFRPGTFARVTLTIQNERSLVVPTQAVIPQTRTNQVIVIKNGKAQFKDVTTGIRTAGTIQILSGVQLGDTVATTGLLFLKQDAPVKIGRVVSLLGNGPKVAAN